The genomic interval CTATCTTGTATGAGCTTATTAAGAATAAattgatacatttatttaattaagcatAATGTTTGAAACAGTTGGAATTCAGTGGTACTAAGTAAAGACAGAAAGCAATAGAATTCCCCTTGACATAGAAAGGTGAAGACCCTGAAATGAGGGAATGTGCACCTAAGGCAAAAGCCGCTGGAGATGCAGGCCTATTAGGATGTGTTCCTGGAATTCCTGAAAGAGATGGAAAATTCCTTTCTTATTAACGTATTTTGACATACTTGTACAGCATTCTTGCCTTGTTTCGTTGTGAGCGGTGGAAAAGGAACTGCACAATGATTTGTTGAATTCACTGCCACTGTTAGCAACTAACCCCAAGGGCATGGCTGCTCTGTTGCCACCAAAACACCAACTGGCAAAAACATCACCAAACTATGAAGATAATTGGTGACTTTGAAGTTAGGGCTATTAAGTTCATATTTGAGCCATAAATAGCAAAATATAATGAGTTCTCATTAAATCAGGGACACGAATAACCTTTTACAAGGACCTGAGCACCTAAGACATGCCAAGAGAATTTACTAACCCACCAATGAGATTACAGAAGATATAAACCAAAACAAGGAAATATCCTCATGTCCCTAGGATCCTCAGCACTGGCCAGGTATATAAAGGGACCCGACCCAGAAGACACATCACACCTGAGAACACCCAACTGCTCTCCACTCCTCAACCCTACTCCAGCCCAGACACCCACCATGTCCTGCTGTGGCTCCTTCTCCTCCCAGAGCTGTGGaggctgctgccagccctgctgctgccGCGACCCCTGCTGCTGCCGCCCAGTGTCCTGCCAGACCACAGTGTGCCGCCCTGTGACCTGCGTGCCCCACTTCACCAGGCCCATCTGTGAGCCCTGCCGCCGCCCCATCTGCTGTGACCCCTGCAGCCTGCAGCAGGGCTGCTGCCGCCCCATCACCTGCTGCCCCACCTCCTGCACAGCTGTGGTCTGCAGACCCTGCTGC from Microtus ochrogaster isolate Prairie Vole_2 unplaced genomic scaffold, MicOch1.0 UNK31, whole genome shotgun sequence carries:
- the LOC101992822 gene encoding keratin-associated protein 2-1-like, with the protein product MSLGSSALARYIKGPDPEDTSHLRTPNCSPLLNPTPAQTPTMSCCGSFSSQSCGGCCQPCCCRDPCCCRPVSCQTTVCRPVTCVPHFTRPICEPCRRPICCDPCSLQQGCCRPITCCPTSCTAVVCRPCCWASTCCQPISVQAPCCRPPCCQPAPCRTTCRTSPCNTCC